Proteins encoded within one genomic window of Spirulina major PCC 6313:
- a CDS encoding Hsp70 family protein, giving the protein MIVAIDLGTSNTAIARLSATTKQGELVTLPPLTQQFLQNPPLVPSLLYVEQGATGQVLVGQQVCDRGLDVRNDPRFFRRFKRGIGAEVQGFLPELDGKTITFEQAGTWFLTQILTQLQAQEPIESLVLTVPVDSFESYRRWLTDVCQELQIPQVRLLDEPTAAALGYASFGTKTVLVVDFGGGTVDFSLVDLQPEEKSAGKKPLGFILKWGDQLLGDRTTQRVKTAQVLAKAGQNLGGSDLDDWLVDHFATTQNLPKSTLTTRLAERLKIRLSSQKTAEEAYFDDETLDSYSLKLTRAKFEEILTERGFFEQLDELMTQVLQQGRSQGVDWEDIGAVLLVGGTTQLPAVQDWIGRYVERDKIRAENPFGAIALGALQLAQGFELKDFLYHSYGIRYWHRRDKRHAWHPIIPAGQPYPMAEPIELLLGASVENQPSVELIIGELGTQTSSTEVYFDGDRLVTRNIESGDVAVKPLNDRDGARTIAILSPAGVPGRDRLKLLFSVDAQRRLRLTVEDLLTQTTLLQAAIVAELS; this is encoded by the coding sequence ATGATTGTTGCGATTGATTTGGGAACGAGCAATACGGCTATTGCTCGCCTCTCAGCCACCACGAAGCAAGGGGAATTGGTGACATTGCCCCCGCTGACTCAGCAGTTTTTACAAAATCCGCCCTTGGTTCCCAGTCTCCTCTATGTGGAACAGGGGGCAACGGGGCAGGTGTTGGTGGGTCAGCAGGTGTGCGATCGCGGCTTAGATGTGCGCAATGATCCACGTTTTTTTCGGCGGTTTAAACGGGGAATTGGGGCGGAGGTGCAGGGATTTTTACCAGAACTCGATGGTAAAACGATCACCTTTGAACAGGCGGGCACTTGGTTTTTGACGCAGATTTTGACGCAACTCCAAGCCCAAGAGCCGATTGAATCCCTGGTGCTCACGGTTCCGGTGGATAGTTTTGAATCCTATCGCCGTTGGTTAACCGATGTGTGTCAAGAATTGCAGATTCCCCAGGTGCGGCTGTTGGATGAACCGACGGCGGCGGCCTTGGGCTATGCCAGTTTTGGAACAAAAACGGTGCTGGTGGTGGATTTTGGTGGCGGGACGGTGGATTTTTCCCTGGTGGATTTGCAGCCGGAGGAGAAAAGTGCCGGGAAAAAACCCTTGGGATTTATTTTGAAATGGGGTGATCAATTGCTGGGCGATCGCACCACCCAACGGGTCAAAACTGCCCAAGTCCTCGCCAAAGCCGGGCAAAATCTCGGCGGTTCAGATCTTGATGATTGGCTGGTTGATCACTTCGCCACCACCCAAAATCTTCCTAAATCTACCCTCACCACCCGCCTCGCCGAACGGTTAAAAATTCGCCTCTCCAGTCAAAAAACCGCCGAAGAAGCCTATTTCGACGATGAAACCCTTGACAGCTACAGCCTCAAACTGACGCGGGCGAAATTTGAGGAAATTTTAACGGAACGGGGCTTTTTTGAGCAGTTGGATGAGTTGATGACCCAAGTCTTGCAGCAGGGGCGATCGCAAGGGGTCGATTGGGAGGATATCGGCGCGGTGCTATTGGTGGGCGGCACGACACAACTCCCAGCGGTACAGGACTGGATCGGAAGGTATGTGGAGCGCGACAAGATTCGGGCAGAGAATCCCTTTGGAGCGATCGCCCTCGGTGCGCTGCAACTGGCCCAAGGTTTTGAACTGAAAGACTTTCTCTATCACAGCTACGGCATCCGCTATTGGCATCGCCGCGACAAACGCCACGCCTGGCATCCGATCATCCCCGCTGGCCAGCCCTACCCCATGGCCGAACCGATTGAACTCCTGTTAGGGGCATCGGTGGAAAATCAGCCCAGCGTCGAATTGATCATCGGCGAGTTGGGGACCCAAACCAGCAGCACCGAGGTGTATTTTGATGGCGATCGCCTCGTCACTCGCAACATCGAGAGCGGCGATGTGGCCGTTAAACCCTTGAACGATCGCGACGGAGCCAGGACGATCGCTATCCTGTCCCCGGCGGGTGTGCCGGGGCGCGATCGCCTCAAACTTCTCTTTTCCGTCGATGCTCAACGCCGCCTCCGGCTCACGGTGGAAGATTTACTCACCCAAACAACATTATTACAAGCTGCGATCGTGGCGGAATTGTCCTAA
- the ggt gene encoding gamma-glutamyltransferase → MMMGNKTVRWGVIGVVVALWVALSGGPMRSQSFTPIFDYSDRTHPVLAEQGMVATQEALATEAGLAVLKQGGNAIDAAVTVGFVLAVTLPRAGNLGGGGFMVLHQAAMDETVAIDYRETAPQAATRDMFLDADGNADPQKSRFSHLAVGVPGTVAGLAQALETYGTIALADALQPAIALATDGFPVSQDLYESLWQGRDRLTANPATRAIFYHDDGTPYRVGEILKQPDLARSLQQIADQGIGAFYQGEIAEAIASEMANNGGLITQADLAAYRPALREPVQGNYHGYQVYSMPPPSSGGVHLIQLLNILEPFPLDRWGHNSAKTIHLMAEAMKRAYSDRAQYLGDPDFVDVPVAGLTSRAYAAELRAQINRDRATPSNTIKPGNPIPPESDETTHYAIVDRFGNAVANTYTLNFSYGSGITVPGTGILLNNEMDDFSAKPGVPNAYGLIGGEANAIAPGKRMLSSMSPTLVMRDGKPVLITGSPGGSRIITIVLQMILNVIDHGMNIAEASAAPRIHHQWLPDQLYVEEGISPDTIALLRLMGHDVQPQYAAGSVQSILIEGDRITGASDPRKPDALTLGY, encoded by the coding sequence ATGATGATGGGTAATAAAACGGTACGGTGGGGCGTGATTGGGGTTGTGGTGGCGCTGTGGGTGGCGTTGAGCGGTGGGCCGATGCGATCGCAGTCGTTCACCCCGATTTTTGACTACAGCGATCGCACCCATCCTGTGCTTGCCGAGCAGGGCATGGTGGCCACTCAAGAAGCCCTCGCCACCGAGGCCGGACTCGCGGTGTTAAAACAGGGCGGCAACGCCATTGATGCAGCGGTAACGGTGGGGTTTGTGTTGGCGGTGACCTTGCCACGGGCGGGGAATTTGGGCGGCGGGGGGTTTATGGTGCTCCATCAGGCGGCAATGGATGAGACGGTAGCGATCGATTACCGAGAAACAGCACCCCAAGCGGCCACACGGGATATGTTTCTGGACGCAGACGGGAACGCCGACCCGCAAAAATCGCGGTTTAGTCATTTGGCCGTGGGTGTGCCGGGGACGGTGGCCGGGTTAGCGCAGGCGTTGGAAACCTATGGCACGATCGCCCTTGCTGATGCACTCCAACCGGCGATCGCCCTCGCTACTGATGGGTTTCCCGTGTCCCAAGATCTGTACGAATCATTATGGCAAGGGCGCGATCGCCTCACTGCCAACCCCGCCACCCGTGCCATTTTCTACCACGACGACGGCACGCCCTACCGGGTCGGGGAAATCCTTAAACAGCCCGATCTCGCCCGCAGTTTGCAACAGATCGCCGATCAAGGAATTGGGGCGTTTTATCAGGGGGAGATTGCCGAGGCGATCGCCTCGGAAATGGCCAATAATGGCGGCTTAATCACCCAAGCCGATCTCGCTGCCTATCGCCCGGCTCTGCGTGAACCTGTCCAGGGCAATTACCACGGTTATCAGGTCTATTCGATGCCGCCCCCCAGTTCCGGGGGCGTGCATCTGATCCAACTGCTCAACATCCTCGAACCCTTTCCCCTGGATCGCTGGGGACATAACAGCGCAAAAACCATTCACCTGATGGCCGAGGCGATGAAGCGGGCCTATAGCGATCGCGCCCAATATCTCGGTGATCCGGATTTTGTGGATGTGCCCGTAGCGGGCTTAACTTCACGAGCCTACGCCGCCGAACTCCGCGCCCAAATTAACCGCGATCGCGCCACCCCCAGCAACACGATCAAGCCCGGCAACCCCATCCCCCCCGAAAGCGACGAAACCACCCACTATGCGATCGTCGATCGCTTTGGCAATGCCGTCGCCAACACCTACACCCTCAACTTCAGTTACGGCAGCGGCATCACCGTCCCCGGTACAGGCATTTTGCTCAATAATGAGATGGATGATTTTTCGGCTAAACCGGGAGTTCCCAACGCCTACGGCTTGATCGGAGGGGAGGCGAATGCGATCGCACCGGGAAAACGGATGCTCAGTTCCATGAGTCCGACGCTGGTGATGCGGGACGGCAAGCCTGTTTTAATCACGGGCAGTCCGGGGGGCAGTCGGATCATTACCATCGTGTTGCAAATGATTCTGAACGTGATCGACCACGGCATGAACATCGCGGAAGCCAGTGCCGCCCCCCGCATCCATCACCAATGGCTCCCGGATCAGCTTTATGTAGAAGAGGGGATCAGCCCTGATACGATCGCCCTCCTCCGTCTGATGGGCCATGATGTGCAGCCTCAATATGCAGCGGGCAGTGTGCAGAGTATCTTGATCGAGGGCGATCGCATCACCGGAGCCTCCGACCCCCGCAAACCCGATGCCTTAACCTTGGGATATTAG
- the infC gene encoding translation initiation factor IF-3 produces the protein MNHQIKSTHVLLIDHENNNRGLTETSEAMQLAKQVGLDLVVVSTDKEAPVAKLIDYGKHKYQQKKRQRQTSKPTMKEVKLRPNVGDSDYGVRINRATEWLAKGNPVKFQVRLRGREHQHRDRAAQLLERVIEDLSKTATVQSFDRRSLILQLAPT, from the coding sequence ATGAACCACCAGATCAAATCAACCCATGTGCTTTTGATCGACCACGAGAATAATAATCGCGGCTTGACTGAGACCAGTGAAGCCATGCAACTGGCGAAACAAGTGGGACTGGATCTGGTGGTGGTCTCCACCGATAAAGAAGCCCCCGTGGCCAAACTGATTGACTACGGCAAACATAAATATCAACAGAAGAAACGGCAACGCCAAACCTCCAAACCCACGATGAAAGAGGTCAAACTCCGTCCTAATGTGGGAGATTCGGACTATGGTGTGCGAATTAACCGGGCCACGGAATGGCTGGCCAAGGGAAATCCGGTTAAATTTCAAGTCCGGTTACGAGGCCGGGAACATCAACACCGCGATCGCGCCGCTCAACTTCTCGAACGGGTTATCGAAGACCTCAGTAAAACTGCTACGGTTCAATCCTTTGATCGGCGCAGCTTAATCCTCCAACTTGCACCCACCTAA
- a CDS encoding Eco57I restriction-modification methylase domain-containing protein → MSPRILKVDDLRDLTSPEKIAKIFRQLGYNATAEPIEIETLELSARSQEAIAKAFLIADQDRGGLQVVLFELEPSAWESASMASTRMKAIASQLGKRPSEFLLLATKDYNQLMLVNPRKSFDDKMALRASIRKLLIDRQNPTAYDLDRLEAIAVRGKSALELYKAHCDAFDVEKLTKRFYEQYKRLFERVLQVIQDHNPDPYFEDMDRLHQFAQRLLGRIMFLYFLQKKEFLAGDRQFLKTQYRVNKYQADGTDYYAEILEPLFFNVLNTPMDQREIPLNPPWKGGLSDTPPFPRGAGGDQIPLNPPWKGGLQTPPLVRGAGGDRIPYLNGGLFDRDYGVGVRDGAGKATPELITLPNHIFDPGDSESILGFFNGYNFTIAENVAGDEDVAVDPEMLGKVFENMLVAEERGKSGTFYTPRGIVQFMCAEVLARYLVDEAGVSLATAQLLVNYDPDISDRDLHELISPQQARGLKQAIASLKVLDPAVGSGAFPLGMMQLILNVRQAIARREGMTVQRGSLAISEWKREIIANNLYGVDIKPEAIEIAKLRMWLSLVVDIPTIADVEPLPNLDYKLMCGDSLISKINGQTIIPVPGQAEQLSLGFQTTELDRAIAVLVGLEKRYFDVSSEERQGLRLEILAAEKRVFAGAIADQRRVVIQQQQELERELKQLKKPQKKQLQEREVLAALLAGLDEFEAAVQRGDRSLNFFQYYLHFRDVFEEKGGFDLVVGNPPYVRQEQLKEIKPALKAEYDCYTGVADLFVYFYEQGFRLLKPQGYLTYITSNKYFRAGYGEKLRKYLGEKSTIEVVIDFGDANVFEAIAYPSIIALKKADPPKSPLKRGTSNSPLSKGGRGGSDLPKSPLERETSTSSNSPLSKGGRGGSDLPKSPLERETSTSSNSPLSKGGRGGSHQASVLTWDENDGLDDFVPVYQQKKFLLKQSDLKPDGWRLESPEVLRLLDKLRKAGTPLGEYVNGRFYYGIKTGFNEAFVVDRETRDRLIAEHPSSAEVLKPFLRGRDVKRWSVDFAEQYLIKIESSENKEHPWSGKKKVEAEKIFSKTYPAIYQRFNIYKDKLIKRADQGKYFWELRSCAYWEEFETNKIILGRFMNSAVFAFDQEHYLHNDALYMISQVDSFIASILNSLIGWYFLKFICTDLQNGYIQAYRENLFQIPIPKASEEEKQAIEKLVEKCLTAKGIGVQQWEAEIDERVAHLYGLTPADLKIIQSQK, encoded by the coding sequence ATGTCACCCAGAATCCTCAAGGTTGATGACCTCCGCGATTTAACCAGCCCGGAAAAGATTGCCAAAATCTTTAGGCAGTTGGGCTACAACGCGACGGCGGAACCCATCGAGATCGAGACGTTGGAGCTATCGGCTCGCAGTCAGGAGGCGATCGCGAAAGCTTTTCTGATTGCCGACCAAGACCGGGGCGGGTTGCAGGTTGTGTTGTTTGAGCTGGAGCCGAGTGCTTGGGAATCGGCATCGATGGCCAGCACGCGGATGAAGGCGATCGCCTCTCAGCTTGGCAAACGTCCCTCAGAATTTTTGCTCTTAGCGACGAAGGACTACAACCAGTTGATGCTGGTGAATCCTCGCAAATCCTTTGATGACAAGATGGCGTTGCGGGCGAGTATCCGCAAGTTATTGATCGATCGCCAAAACCCCACGGCCTACGATTTAGACCGCTTGGAGGCGATCGCCGTCCGAGGTAAATCGGCTCTGGAACTTTACAAAGCCCACTGTGACGCTTTTGATGTGGAGAAGCTCACCAAGCGGTTTTATGAGCAATATAAGCGGTTGTTTGAGCGGGTTTTGCAGGTCATCCAAGACCATAACCCAGACCCTTATTTTGAGGATATGGATCGCCTCCACCAGTTTGCCCAGCGGCTTTTGGGGCGAATCATGTTTTTATATTTTCTCCAGAAAAAGGAGTTTTTGGCGGGCGATCGCCAATTCCTGAAAACCCAGTACCGGGTGAACAAGTACCAGGCGGACGGGACGGACTACTACGCCGAAATTTTAGAGCCGCTGTTTTTCAATGTCTTGAATACGCCAATGGATCAGAGAGAGATCCCCCTAAATCCCCCTTGGAAAGGGGGACTTTCCGATACTCCCCCCTTCCCAAGGGGGGCCGGTGGGGATCAGATTCCCCTAAATCCCCCTTGGAAAGGGGGACTTCAAACTCCCCCCTTAGTAAGGGGGGCCGGGGGGGATCGCATTCCCTATCTAAATGGCGGTCTATTCGATCGCGATTATGGCGTGGGTGTTCGGGATGGGGCGGGGAAAGCTACACCGGAATTGATCACTCTGCCCAATCACATTTTTGACCCTGGGGATTCGGAGAGCATCCTCGGTTTCTTCAATGGTTACAACTTCACGATCGCGGAAAATGTGGCGGGGGATGAGGATGTGGCGGTTGATCCGGAGATGTTGGGGAAGGTGTTTGAGAATATGTTGGTGGCGGAGGAGCGGGGCAAGTCGGGGACGTTCTACACGCCCCGTGGCATTGTGCAGTTTATGTGTGCTGAGGTGTTGGCGCGGTATTTGGTGGATGAGGCGGGGGTCTCGTTGGCAACGGCGCAACTGTTGGTGAATTATGACCCGGATATTTCGGATCGGGATTTGCATGAGTTGATTTCGCCACAGCAGGCGCGGGGTTTAAAGCAGGCGATCGCCTCGCTCAAGGTGCTTGACCCTGCCGTGGGTTCGGGGGCGTTTCCGTTGGGGATGATGCAGTTAATCCTAAATGTGCGGCAGGCGATCGCGCGTCGGGAGGGGATGACGGTGCAGCGGGGGAGTTTGGCGATTTCGGAGTGGAAGCGGGAGATCATCGCGAACAATCTCTATGGGGTGGATATCAAGCCGGAGGCGATCGAGATTGCGAAGTTGCGGATGTGGTTGTCGTTGGTGGTGGATATTCCGACGATCGCGGATGTGGAGCCGTTGCCGAATCTGGATTATAAGTTGATGTGTGGGGATTCGTTAATCTCGAAGATTAATGGTCAAACGATTATTCCTGTGCCGGGTCAAGCGGAGCAGTTAAGTCTTGGGTTCCAGACGACGGAACTGGATCGGGCGATCGCGGTTTTGGTGGGGTTGGAGAAGCGATATTTTGATGTGAGTTCGGAGGAGCGGCAGGGGTTACGGTTGGAGATTTTGGCGGCGGAAAAGCGGGTTTTTGCGGGGGCGATCGCGGATCAGCGGCGGGTGGTAATTCAGCAGCAGCAGGAGTTGGAGCGGGAACTGAAGCAGCTTAAAAAGCCTCAGAAGAAGCAGTTACAGGAGCGGGAGGTTTTGGCGGCGCTGTTGGCGGGGTTGGATGAGTTTGAGGCGGCGGTGCAGCGGGGCGATCGCTCCTTGAATTTCTTTCAGTATTATCTCCATTTTCGGGATGTGTTCGAGGAAAAGGGAGGGTTTGATCTTGTGGTTGGCAATCCGCCCTATGTGCGACAGGAGCAACTCAAGGAAATCAAGCCCGCGTTAAAGGCTGAATATGACTGTTATACGGGGGTTGCGGATCTATTTGTCTATTTTTATGAGCAGGGCTTTCGGTTATTAAAGCCCCAAGGTTATCTAACTTACATCACATCTAACAAATATTTTCGGGCGGGTTATGGGGAAAAGTTACGCAAATATCTAGGCGAAAAGTCTACGATTGAGGTGGTGATTGATTTTGGGGATGCAAATGTATTTGAGGCGATCGCTTATCCGAGTATTATTGCGCTCAAAAAGGCAGATCCCCCTAAATCCCCCTTAAAAAGGGGGACTTCAAACTCCCCCCTTAGCAAGGGGGGCAGGGGGGGATCTGATCTCCCTAAATCCCCCTTGGAAAGGGAGACTTCAACCTCTTCAAACTCCCCCCTTAGCAAGGGGGGCAGGGGGGGATCTGATCTCCCTAAATCCCCCTTGGAAAGGGAGACTTCAACCTCTTCAAACTCCCCCCTTTCCAAGGGGGGCAGGGGGGGATCTCATCAAGCTTCTGTCCTCACATGGGATGAAAATGATGGGCTTGATGATTTTGTTCCGGTTTATCAGCAGAAGAAATTTCTGTTAAAGCAAAGTGATTTGAAGCCGGACGGCTGGCGGTTAGAGTCTCCTGAAGTGTTGCGACTTTTGGATAAGCTACGCAAGGCGGGAACGCCTTTAGGAGAATATGTCAATGGTCGTTTTTATTATGGAATTAAGACGGGTTTTAATGAAGCGTTTGTTGTGGATCGAGAAACGCGCGATCGGCTCATCGCTGAACACCCCTCATCCGCTGAAGTCCTTAAACCCTTTCTTCGGGGTCGAGATGTCAAAAGATGGTCTGTAGATTTTGCTGAACAGTACCTAATCAAAATTGAATCATCAGAAAATAAAGAACACCCTTGGAGCGGCAAGAAGAAAGTAGAAGCTGAAAAGATTTTCTCTAAAACTTATCCTGCGATTTATCAACGATTTAATATTTACAAAGATAAGCTTATCAAGCGTGCAGACCAAGGAAAATATTTTTGGGAATTGCGATCTTGTGCGTACTGGGAAGAGTTTGAAACTAATAAAATAATTTTAGGTCGCTT
- a CDS encoding Npun_R2479 family HD domain-containing metalloprotein, with the protein MFFNATEILIDEFVKRLRAAYQRTYGGLKPDYAEIITWAGSMAMENIANSDALYHNVEHSILVTLVGQEVLHGRHIREGGVSCEDWLHFSIALACHDIGYVKGVCRQDNELERLYATGKNGEMVHLPSGCSDASLTPYHVDRGKLFIEERFGGHRLIDAMLIKQSIELTRFPVPNQDDHRCTTDYPGLLRASDLIGQLSDPRYLRKINALFYEFEETGANALLGFKTPADLRQNYPQFYWHAVYPFIEDALQYLALTQKGQQIIANLYANVFTVEHAMATEGKAPSFPLA; encoded by the coding sequence ATGTTTTTTAATGCGACAGAAATTCTGATCGATGAGTTTGTCAAGCGTTTGCGGGCTGCCTATCAACGCACGTATGGTGGTTTAAAGCCAGATTACGCAGAGATTATCACCTGGGCGGGAAGCATGGCGATGGAAAATATTGCCAACAGTGACGCACTCTACCACAATGTGGAGCATTCTATTTTAGTGACTCTGGTGGGGCAAGAAGTGCTCCACGGGCGACATATCCGCGAAGGGGGGGTGTCCTGCGAAGATTGGCTCCATTTTTCCATTGCCTTGGCCTGCCATGATATCGGCTACGTCAAAGGAGTCTGCCGCCAAGACAATGAACTCGAACGCCTCTACGCCACGGGAAAAAATGGCGAAATGGTTCACTTGCCGTCGGGCTGTTCCGATGCGTCCCTCACTCCGTATCATGTGGATCGCGGCAAATTATTTATTGAAGAACGGTTTGGTGGTCATCGCCTCATTGATGCGATGCTGATTAAACAGAGTATCGAACTGACTCGTTTTCCAGTTCCCAACCAGGATGATCATCGCTGCACAACAGATTATCCGGGCTTGCTGCGAGCGTCTGATCTGATTGGTCAACTCAGTGACCCGCGCTATCTCCGTAAAATTAACGCGCTGTTTTATGAATTTGAGGAGACGGGAGCGAATGCGCTGCTGGGGTTTAAAACGCCGGCGGATTTGCGGCAAAATTATCCTCAGTTTTATTGGCATGCGGTGTACCCCTTCATTGAAGATGCTCTGCAATATTTAGCCCTGACCCAAAAGGGCCAGCAGATTATCGCCAATCTTTATGCAAATGTGTTCACGGTGGAACATGCGATGGCGACGGAGGGTAAGGCTCCTTCGTTTCCGTTGGCGTGA
- a CDS encoding DUF423 domain-containing protein codes for MVRVFLAIAAILGGLSVMGGAFGAHALNDQFSEKALAIFETGIKYQMYHALALLLVALLLGRAEAGQGWLTVTGWAFVAGVVVFSGSLYALSFSGINWLGAITPLGGVGLMIGWGCLAVAAFQYR; via the coding sequence ATGGTACGAGTTTTTTTGGCGATCGCCGCAATTTTGGGCGGCTTATCGGTGATGGGCGGGGCCTTCGGGGCACACGCCTTGAACGATCAATTCAGCGAGAAAGCCCTCGCCATCTTTGAGACGGGGATTAAATATCAGATGTATCATGCCCTGGCCTTGCTCCTCGTGGCGTTGCTCCTGGGTCGCGCTGAAGCGGGGCAAGGGTGGCTCACCGTGACGGGGTGGGCGTTTGTGGCGGGCGTGGTGGTATTTTCCGGCAGTCTCTACGCCTTGAGCTTTTCGGGGATTAACTGGCTTGGCGCGATCACGCCGTTGGGCGGTGTGGGGTTGATGATTGGCTGGGGTTGTTTAGCGGTGGCGGCGTTCCAGTACCGTTAA
- a CDS encoding NF038130 family PEP-CTERM protein, protein MKRTQQLLWGLAIMTGCGVLASQPAWSFSIDFDDAETNYRTYTNDPDPDALYSYGESAAIRALTDGDIKTNVELTYKSEVVSENVGFEATRGNHTAKISSVTTADWDEYGQVWMDDLFKRYNSLQTSWSGLSSSAQSVFTESFKSAGLGDPNIAEFSLQDDGAIAMQTVGFYDLRSVLSTRASAQLANYNTLQQLAGASPLQKAAVAAKAGITVAALEQQIASAPAVIEGLSALLTTIDSLKEELQASEVAKVERYENGILQSTEYAYTFEAVSSGLTALDDGESYSGLYSWTSPGTPQNSGVPEPSFLIASAVAGGFFSAAKRKQKKG, encoded by the coding sequence ATGAAACGGACACAGCAATTACTTTGGGGCTTAGCCATTATGACGGGATGTGGGGTGTTAGCCTCGCAGCCAGCCTGGTCATTCAGTATCGACTTTGACGATGCTGAGACCAACTATCGGACTTATACCAATGATCCCGATCCGGATGCGTTATACAGTTACGGGGAGTCCGCCGCGATTCGGGCCCTCACCGATGGAGATATCAAAACCAACGTCGAACTGACTTACAAGAGCGAGGTTGTCTCTGAGAATGTCGGATTTGAGGCAACACGGGGTAACCACACGGCTAAGATCAGCAGCGTGACGACAGCAGACTGGGATGAATATGGTCAAGTCTGGATGGATGACTTATTCAAGCGCTACAACAGTCTGCAAACCAGTTGGTCTGGTCTCAGCAGTTCTGCCCAGAGTGTATTCACGGAGTCGTTTAAATCTGCTGGTTTGGGTGATCCCAATATTGCTGAGTTTTCGCTTCAGGATGATGGTGCGATCGCGATGCAAACCGTGGGTTTCTATGATCTCCGCAGCGTCCTCAGCACCCGCGCCAGTGCCCAACTCGCCAACTACAACACCTTGCAACAGCTTGCCGGGGCGAGTCCCCTGCAAAAAGCCGCAGTGGCAGCCAAAGCGGGCATCACCGTTGCTGCTCTAGAGCAACAGATTGCCTCCGCCCCGGCCGTGATCGAGGGGTTAAGTGCTCTCTTGACCACGATTGATAGCCTCAAAGAAGAACTCCAAGCCAGCGAAGTGGCGAAGGTGGAGCGGTATGAAAACGGCATCCTCCAAAGCACAGAATACGCCTACACCTTTGAGGCTGTGTCGTCAGGGTTGACGGCGTTAGATGATGGTGAATCTTACAGTGGCTTGTACAGTTGGACTAGCCCCGGTACACCCCAAAATTCTGGCGTTCCGGAACCTTCATTCTTGATTGCCTCGGCTGTGGCGGGTGGTTTCTTCTCAGCAGCAAAGCGGAAGCAAAAAAAAGGCTAG